DNA from Kitasatospora herbaricolor:
GGAGGTGGCCGTTCCCGCGATCAGCGGGACACCCGGGGGCAGGTCCGCCCGGTCGGGCGCACCCGGTGCGCCCGGTACTGCCGGGGCAGTCGGTACGACTGAGGGCCGCTCCCTTGCGGCCTCAGAGCTTGCGAAGTCCACCCAGCACCTTCTCCAGCAGATCACGCTTCGACGTGCCGTGCGCCTCGCCCGCCCCGCCCGGGGCCCCCGCCGAGTCCGTGCCGTGCACCCTGATCCGGCCCTGGTCGGCGAGATCGCTGACCAGCACCTTGACGACCCCCAACGGGATCCGCAGCAGGGCCGAGATCTCCGCGACCGAGCGCATCTGACCCCGGCACAGCTCGCAGATCGCCGCCAGCTCGGGCAGCGCCCGGTCCGCCGGGTCGGTCGGCCGGTTGAGCGCCGACACCAGCGTTTCGACCAGCAGCACGCCGGTGAACCGCGTCCTGCCCCGGGTGATGGTGTACGGCCGCACCCGGGACGAACGCCCCTGGCCCGGCCGGGTCGTCGTGGTCCGTTGTGCGCGCAGAGCGTGGCCCTGCTCTGCTCCGTACGTACCGCCGTTGTCGCTGCCGGCCATGCTTCCCACCTCCCTAGACCTCATCGGACGGCCATCGCCCGGTGGAGTTCGCTGCGCACCTGCGGCGTCAGCGCATGACCGGCGCGCTCCACGAGCAGCGCCATCTGGTAGGCGACGACGCCCAGATCGCATTCGAGGGAGGCGTACACACCGAGGCAGGAGCCGTCGCTGATCGCCATCACCACGAGATGTCCCTGGTCCAT
Protein-coding regions in this window:
- a CDS encoding DUF742 domain-containing protein gives rise to the protein MAGSDNGGTYGAEQGHALRAQRTTTTRPGQGRSSRVRPYTITRGRTRFTGVLLVETLVSALNRPTDPADRALPELAAICELCRGQMRSVAEISALLRIPLGVVKVLVSDLADQGRIRVHGTDSAGAPGGAGEAHGTSKRDLLEKVLGGLRKL